From the genome of Paraburkholderia largidicola:
ACAAGAAGGAGGGATTGCTGATGGCGCCTGCGTACGCCGTGCCGCGCATGCTGAAACGCGCGGGGCTGACGTTGCAGGATTTCGACTTCTACGAAATTCACGAGGCGTTCGCGGCGCAAGTGCTCTGCACGCTCGCCGCCTGGCAGGACGATGAGTACTGCCGCACGCAACTGGGACTCGAAGGCGCGCTGGGAACCATCGATCGCGCGAAAATGAACGTGAACGGCGGCTCGCTCGCGACGGGCCATCCATTCGCCGCCACGGGCGGACGGATCGTCGCGGGACTCGCGAAGATGCTCGCGCAGCTCGACAAGCCGGCGGGCACCGCGCGCGGGCTGATTTCGATCTGCGCGGCGGGCGGCCAGGGTGTGGTCGCGATTCTGGAACGGTAGAATCGCGCGCCATCCGCACCCGCACGATTCATGCACACGACACATACAACGACAAAGCTAGTACTCCGGGAGACACCGCTATGACCGAGCCGACTACATCACATTCGACGCAGACGCCGATGCAAACCCAGACGCAGGCACAAACGCAAACGCAGCGCGCGCCCAACACGGACGGCATCTGGTACGACTCCTATGCGCCCGACGTGCCGCGCGAGATCGACGTGTCGCAGTATGTGTCGCTCGTCGCGTTCTTCGACGAATGCACGACGCGCTTTCGCGAGCGTGTCGCCTATGTGAGCGTCGGCGAAAGTCTCACGTATGGCGAACTGGCGCGCAAGGCGACGGCGTTCGCGGCCTACTTGCAGAGCATCGGCGTGAAGCCCGGGGACCGCGTCGCGATCATGCTGCCGAACACCTTCCAGTATCCGATCGCGCTGTTCGGCGTGCTGAAGGCAGGCGCGATCGTCGTCAACGTGAATCCGCTCTATACGGTGCGCGAACTGTCACATCAGTTGAAGGACAGCGCCTCGCAGACCATCGTCGTGTTCGAGAACTTCGCGAAGACCGTTGAAGACTCGCTGCCGGGCACCCGCGTGCAGAACGTGATCGTCACGGGGCTCGGCGACCTGCTCAAGGACGGACTGAACCTGAAAGGCAAGCTGATCAACTTCATGCTGCGCCACGTGAAGAAGCTCGTGCCCGCGTACAACCTGCCCCAGGCCGTGTCGCTGCTGGATGCGCTCGCAACGGGTTACAAACGCACGCTCGCGCCCGTGCAGATTTCGCCCAACGACCTTGCGTTCCTGCAATACACGGGCGGCACGACGGGCGTCGCGAAAGGCGCGATGCTCACGCACCGGAACATGGTCGCGAATCTGCTGCAGGCGAAGGTCTGGGCGGAAGGCCAGTTGACCGACGACATCGAAACGGTACTCACGCCGCTGCCGCTTTATCACATCTACTCGCTGACCGTGAACGCGATGATCTTCATGGGACTGGGCGGGCGCAACATCCTGATCGCGAATCCGCGCGACATCAGGATGGTGATGAAGATCCTGCGCAACGAAACCTTCACGGGCATCACGGCCGTCAATACGCTCTACAACGCGTTCCTCGACAACGAGGAATTCCGCAACCGCGACTTCTCGAAGCTCAAGCTCGCGATGGCGGGCGGCATGGCGATGCAAAAGGCCGTGGCCGACCGTTTCCGCGAGGTGACGGGCAAGCCGATCATCGAAGGCTATGGGCTGACAGAGTGCTCGCCCATCGTGTCGATGAACCCGGTGAACCTCAAGCACATGCGCGAGTTCGACGGTTCGATCGGCCTGCCCGCGCCGTCCACTCAGGTGCGCTTTCGCAAGGACGATGGCAGCTGGGCGAATATCGGCGAACCAGGCGAGCTGTGCGTGCGAGGTCCGCAAGTCATGAAAGGCTACTGGAATCGTCCCGAGGAAACCGCGAAGGTGCTCGACGACGACGGCTGGCTCGCGACGGGCGATATCGGCGTGATGGATTCGCGCGGTTATATCCGGCTGATCGACCGCAAGAAAGACATGATTCTTGTGTCGGGTTTTAATGTGTATCCGAACGAGATCGAGGACGTGATCGCGATGCACCCCGACGTGCGCGAAGTGGCCGCGATCGGTATTCCCGACGTCGCGCAGGGCGAGCGCGTGAAAGTGTTCGTCGTGCGGCGCAACCCTTCGCTCACCGAGGAACAGGTGATCGCGCATTGCCGCAAGAATCTGACGGGCTACAAGGTACCGAAGGTCGTCGAGTTCCGCGACGAGCTTCCGCAAACGAATGTCGGCAAGATCCTGCGGCGCGAGCTGCGCGATCAGGAGCTGGCAAAGCAGACAACCTCGTGACGGTTTCGCTCGCCTGACCGCGTAGCAACGGCGAAGCCTTCCGCGCTTTTGGGAGCGATCGATGCGTCACCCGGAGTTGGTGGAAAAGCGGTTCCGCTATCGGTTGGGTCATGGCACGCGCTGGCTATCGCTGATCGTCGCGCCGCTGGCTTGCGTGTTGATCGCGGGCGCGGCCGCCGCGCAGAACGATGCGGCCGCGCTGGCCGCGCATGTCGCCCCGCAGGTCACGCTGGGCGCCAGCGAGGCCGTCGCGAATGCCGCGAAGCTGCCGCTCGAGCAGCAGGTCAAGTGGCTGCGCAATGCCGCGCAAAGCGGCGCGCTCGAGCAGATGGACGACGCGCAGCTCGTCGCGCTGTTCGAATCGTTCGATCCGCTCACGGTGCCGCGCTATATCGAGGAAGGCCCGAACGGCTACCCGTCGTACGAGTTCACGATGCTGCGCCAGGAGCGCATTCGCGGCATCTGGCCACGCCGGCCCGATCACATGCTCGTGCGGCTCACGCGCGAGCCGCTGCGCATCTACGGCCGCTGGCTGCCCGACGGCCCGCACGCCGGCCAGGAGATCATCTACGACGAGTCGAAACGCGCCAACCAGATGTACGGCCACCTCGGCGGCATCTTCAACATCATCCCGCTGTGGACCTCGATCAACGGCACGCTCGCGCGCTCGCAATCGAACCATCAGGTGCGCGATCTCGGCACCGAATTCATCGCGCAGCAGTTTCTCGACGAAGGCAAAAAATTCGCCAATGTGGGCATCACACGGCCCGCGCAGATCGACGTGCGAACCGTCGACGGCGTACGCGTCGTCGCCTTCACCTACGAAACGCCCACGGGCCAGCCCGATTACTACGCGAAAAAGGAAGTGCTCGGCCTCGATCTGCGGCACCCGTATTTCCGGATGGCCGAATCGTACGGCAACGACGGAGAGATTTTCGAGCGCATCGTGTTCCTGACGATCACGCCAAAGACCTTCGACGACATGGCGTTCGATCCCAAAAACCCCGAGTACCGGTTCTGATTCAGGTCGTCAATGCGAACGCGACGCACGCGTGCTGCGGCACGCTGCGCGCTTGCGTGACGGGCGCGGCGGGCGGCAGCGCGAGCCGCGCGAGCACGAAGAAGTCGGCGGCACGCGTGACACCGACGAGCGTCAGCCGGCCAGCCGAGCGCATCGCGCGCGGCGCGAGCGAGTCGTACCAGAGCGTGGCGATATCGGCGTGCGGCGCGGCGCTCACGTCGAACACGGGCACACGCATGCGCGCGGCGTGATCGCCCAGCGCCGTCGATTCGGGCAGCGCCGTGTCGATTAGCGCGAGGTCCGCGCGCAGCCCATCCAGACGAAGCCACGGCGCGCCGAAAGCCGGTGCCGCCGACAGCCATGCGCCCGCTGCGATGAATGTGCGCCGCTGCATGTCATGCCCTCATGCTCATGGTTCACGTATATCCGCGCCAGTTACGAAACGCCTTCGGCCAGATGCCCTGCTTGCCCGGCGACAGGATGCCCGCCGGATCGAGCGCGTCCTTGATCGTCTCCGACAGGCGCAGCATGGCGCCGTCGTTGAAGTTGTAGCGCGCCGCGGCGAAGTCCATATAGACGAGGTGCGAGCGGTACTCGCCGTAACCCGCGCCGTGCGCGTCGCTCATCCACGCGCGCAGCAGATCGCCGGCCAGTTCGCTCTGCCGCGCGTCGCTCTTGTCGAAGATCGCGGCAGCGATGTGATGCAGGTGCCGCTCGCCCGATGTGAAACCGCCGTAGTAATCGAAGCCATATTCGTTGGCGCGCGCCTTCGCCATCGAATACTGGCGCATCGCGTCGCGGCCCGTCGCCGGACAGACAGGCGAGAAGTCGACGTGCGCGCCGCTGCTGCCGCCGCGCCAGTCGAGCATGCGGAACGCCGTCATGCCCGGAATGCCCGCGAGGTTGCGGTCGCCGCCCGCCTCCGGCTCCGCGTTGCCGTCGTAGGTCTTCGACAGCATCCGCGCACCCGGAATGCGGCCGAACGCGCGCCGCACGATCGCGTCTCGCGCATCGATCACTTCGCGCTCGCCGTAGAGTGCGTAATGCAGGTTCCAGCGGCCGATTTTCAGCGCCTCGGTCATCGACGCGATCGCGCTTTCCGGCATCACGCCCTTGCCCTGATACCACTGCGAGCGCGGCCCGATACCCGCCGCGCGGCGCAGCGCGCCTTCGATGACCGCCTGGTTGCCGATCGTGCCGTTCAGCCGCAACGGCCGCAGCGTCTCGACGACTGCTTCCAGATCGTCGTCGCGCTGAAACTGGATTTCGCCCAGCAGATACGCGCTCGGCGCGGGCATCAGCCAGACGCCCATCTTCGTGACGATGCCGTAGTTCGACTGCAT
Proteins encoded in this window:
- a CDS encoding AMP-binding protein, giving the protein MTEPTTSHSTQTPMQTQTQAQTQTQRAPNTDGIWYDSYAPDVPREIDVSQYVSLVAFFDECTTRFRERVAYVSVGESLTYGELARKATAFAAYLQSIGVKPGDRVAIMLPNTFQYPIALFGVLKAGAIVVNVNPLYTVRELSHQLKDSASQTIVVFENFAKTVEDSLPGTRVQNVIVTGLGDLLKDGLNLKGKLINFMLRHVKKLVPAYNLPQAVSLLDALATGYKRTLAPVQISPNDLAFLQYTGGTTGVAKGAMLTHRNMVANLLQAKVWAEGQLTDDIETVLTPLPLYHIYSLTVNAMIFMGLGGRNILIANPRDIRMVMKILRNETFTGITAVNTLYNAFLDNEEFRNRDFSKLKLAMAGGMAMQKAVADRFREVTGKPIIEGYGLTECSPIVSMNPVNLKHMREFDGSIGLPAPSTQVRFRKDDGSWANIGEPGELCVRGPQVMKGYWNRPEETAKVLDDDGWLATGDIGVMDSRGYIRLIDRKKDMILVSGFNVYPNEIEDVIAMHPDVREVAAIGIPDVAQGERVKVFVVRRNPSLTEEQVIAHCRKNLTGYKVPKVVEFRDELPQTNVGKILRRELRDQELAKQTTS
- a CDS encoding DUF1571 domain-containing protein, whose protein sequence is MRHPELVEKRFRYRLGHGTRWLSLIVAPLACVLIAGAAAAQNDAAALAAHVAPQVTLGASEAVANAAKLPLEQQVKWLRNAAQSGALEQMDDAQLVALFESFDPLTVPRYIEEGPNGYPSYEFTMLRQERIRGIWPRRPDHMLVRLTREPLRIYGRWLPDGPHAGQEIIYDESKRANQMYGHLGGIFNIIPLWTSINGTLARSQSNHQVRDLGTEFIAQQFLDEGKKFANVGITRPAQIDVRTVDGVRVVAFTYETPTGQPDYYAKKEVLGLDLRHPYFRMAESYGNDGEIFERIVFLTITPKTFDDMAFDPKNPEYRF
- a CDS encoding FAD-binding oxidoreductase; amino-acid sequence: MTRILPPDISAATFDRALAAFEAIVGATQVASSPASLAAYADPFAPGTLAASFVPSAAVLPASVDEIRAILRVANEYRVPLWTVSTGRNFAYGGAAPRLPGSVVLDLQRMNRILAVDEPLAYALVEPGVSYFDLHHHLRERGYKLWVDPPAAGWGSIVGNTLERGFGTTAYGDHAAAQCGMEVVLANGDLVRTGMGGIEIGTSWQAFRYGYGPSFDPMFMQSNYGIVTKMGVWLMPAPSAYLLGEIQFQRDDDLEAVVETLRPLRLNGTIGNQAVIEGALRRAAGIGPRSQWYQGKGVMPESAIASMTEALKIGRWNLHYALYGEREVIDARDAIVRRAFGRIPGARMLSKTYDGNAEPEAGGDRNLAGIPGMTAFRMLDWRGGSSGAHVDFSPVCPATGRDAMRQYSMAKARANEYGFDYYGGFTSGERHLHHIAAAIFDKSDARQSELAGDLLRAWMSDAHGAGYGEYRSHLVYMDFAAARYNFNDGAMLRLSETIKDALDPAGILSPGKQGIWPKAFRNWRGYT